From a region of the Zingiber officinale cultivar Zhangliang chromosome 10B, Zo_v1.1, whole genome shotgun sequence genome:
- the LOC122030085 gene encoding probable peroxygenase 5, whose translation MYLIASILLLLFAQSMASSSLSTGSAGEGAADLTPLQKHVAFFDRNNDGVIYPSETYQGFRAIGSGVALSAASAAFIHGFLSAKTCPPGKSPLPSLPIYVENIQRGKHGSDSGVYDTEGRFVVSKFEEIFKKHAKTNPEAISSEELKEMLQANGEPNDIKGRLASQTEWQLLYNRGKDKEGFLHKDTIQAIYDGSLFYQWEKETQSSVKKA comes from the exons ATGTATTTAATCGCAtcgatcctcctcctcctctttgcGCAATCGATGGCGTCGTCTTCTCTTTCCACAG GCAGCGCAGGCGAGGGGGCGGCGGACCTGACGCCGCTGCAGAAGCACGTTGCCTTCTTCGACAGAAACAACGACGGCGTCATCTACCCGTCCGAGACCTACCAAG GATTTCGGGCGATTGGCTCCGGCGTGGCTTTGTCTGCTGCCAGCGCTGCTTTCATCCATGGCTTCCTCAGCGCCAAAACTTGCCCCCCT GGTAAATCTCCGCTTCCTTCTTTGCCAATCTACGTGGAGAACATTCAGAGAGGCAAACATGGAAGTGACTCTGGGGTCTATGACACCGAGGGGAG GTTCGTGGTCTCCAAATTCGAAGAGATATTTAAGAAGCATGCCAAGACAAACCCTGAAGCAATATCATCAGAGGAGTTGAAGGAGATGCTCCAGGCGAACGGGGAACCCAATGACATCAAAGGGAG GTTGGCGAGCCAGACAGAATGGCAACTGCTTTATAATAGGGGCAAAGATAAAGAAGGATTCCTGCACAAGGATACCATACAAGCTATTTATGATGGAAGCCTCTTTTACCAGTGGGAGAAGGAGACGCAATCTTCAGtgaagaaagcatga